In one Sphingomonas hankookensis genomic region, the following are encoded:
- a CDS encoding peroxiredoxin, producing the protein MLTVGDKLPEFTVPVQQGTDALPAGETLSHDAFPGKWKVLFYWPKDFTFVCPTEIVGYSELKEDFADRDAVLIGASTDTAHVHLAWRKSDPDLAAADFPWIADNGAVLASKLGILDKNEHVAFRATFIIDPDNVIQAVQVNGLNVGRNPAETLRVLDALQTDELCPCNWNKGDDVLQVAA; encoded by the coding sequence ATGCTGACCGTTGGCGACAAGCTCCCTGAATTCACCGTTCCCGTTCAGCAGGGCACCGACGCGCTCCCGGCCGGCGAAACGCTGAGCCACGACGCGTTCCCGGGCAAGTGGAAGGTGCTGTTCTACTGGCCGAAGGACTTCACCTTCGTCTGCCCGACCGAAATCGTCGGTTACAGCGAGCTGAAGGAAGACTTCGCCGATCGCGACGCCGTGCTGATCGGCGCATCGACCGATACCGCGCACGTCCACTTGGCGTGGCGCAAGTCGGACCCGGATCTGGCCGCGGCCGATTTCCCGTGGATCGCGGACAATGGCGCGGTGCTGGCAAGCAAGCTCGGCATCCTCGACAAGAACGAGCATGTTGCGTTCCGCGCGACCTTCATCATCGATCCGGACAATGTGATCCAGGCGGTGCAGGTCAACGGCCTGAACGTCGGCCGCAATCCGGCCGAGACGCTGCGCGTGCTCGACGCGCTGCAGACCGACGAACTGTGCCCGTGCAACTGGAACAAGGGCGACGACGTCCTCCAGGTCGCGGCATAA
- a CDS encoding hydrogen peroxide-inducible genes activator yields MSVYLPTLKQLQYLVALRDAGHFGRAAEASFVTQSTLSAGIRELETLIGVVLVERTRRVVRFTPLGESIVAKARTVLREAEELTDMARAAGRPLSGEMRMSVIPTIAPFLLPQLLPRLRRDYPDLKLYLREEPSAAACEGLHHGRTDCVLLALPYGCGEVEVAPLFDDRLFLAVPGNDAADTTPLVADDIDAERLLLLEDGHCLKDHALRACEQPEARGQAMMMGTSLHTIVQMVDNGLGTTMLPQMAIDAGILDNTGVTARPIEAKNASRRIALVWRRASPRERDFRLLAEVLGAQRP; encoded by the coding sequence ATGTCGGTGTACCTGCCTACCCTGAAACAGCTGCAATATCTGGTCGCGCTGCGCGACGCTGGTCATTTCGGCCGCGCCGCCGAGGCGTCGTTCGTCACCCAGTCGACGCTGTCGGCGGGCATTCGCGAACTGGAGACGCTGATCGGCGTAGTGCTGGTCGAACGTACCCGCCGCGTGGTGCGCTTCACGCCGCTGGGCGAAAGCATCGTCGCCAAGGCGCGCACCGTGCTGCGCGAGGCGGAGGAACTGACCGACATGGCGCGCGCCGCCGGACGACCGCTGTCGGGCGAGATGCGGATGAGCGTCATCCCGACCATCGCCCCGTTCCTCCTGCCCCAACTCCTCCCCCGCCTGCGCCGCGACTATCCCGACCTGAAACTGTATCTGCGCGAGGAGCCGAGCGCGGCGGCGTGCGAGGGGCTGCACCATGGCCGCACCGACTGCGTGCTGCTGGCGCTGCCCTATGGCTGTGGCGAGGTAGAAGTCGCGCCGCTGTTCGACGACCGGCTGTTCCTGGCGGTGCCGGGCAACGATGCCGCCGACACGACGCCGCTGGTCGCCGACGATATCGACGCCGAACGCCTGCTGCTGTTGGAAGACGGTCATTGCCTGAAGGACCATGCCCTGCGCGCGTGCGAACAGCCCGAAGCGCGCGGACAGGCGATGATGATGGGCACGTCGCTCCACACCATCGTCCAGATGGTCGACAATGGCTTGGGCACCACCATGCTGCCGCAGATGGCGATCGATGCCGGCATCCTCGACAATACCGGGGTCACCGCCCGCCCGATCGAGGCGAAGAACGCGTCGCGGCGCATCGCGCTGGTGTGGCGACGCGCCTCTCCGCGCGAGCGGGATTTTCGGCTGCTGGCAGAGGTACTTGGCGCGCAACGGCCCTGA
- a CDS encoding fasciclin domain-containing protein, whose amino-acid sequence MIRATISAAALTLSLTAAAYAQTTTAPTAQTGVKTGTTATVQTPVGTVQTGVNTNINAAAKAPVTVGGAPMLPTATIVANASKASNLTTLVKAVQAADLTATLSGPGPFTVFAPTDEAFGRLAPGTLDQLMKPEQKASLAKLLKYHVVAGKLDAAALKQQIQAGGGTATLTTVEGQPLKATLENDALVLTDVGGGKSYVTQYDVEQSNGIVHVVNGVLAPKLG is encoded by the coding sequence ATGATTCGCGCAACGATTTCGGCCGCCGCGCTCACCCTGTCGCTGACCGCCGCCGCCTATGCCCAGACCACGACTGCCCCGACTGCGCAGACGGGGGTGAAGACCGGCACGACCGCCACCGTGCAGACTCCGGTCGGCACCGTCCAGACCGGCGTGAACACCAACATCAACGCAGCTGCCAAGGCACCGGTGACCGTCGGCGGCGCGCCGATGCTGCCGACCGCGACCATCGTCGCCAACGCGTCGAAGGCCAGCAACCTCACCACCCTGGTCAAGGCGGTGCAGGCCGCCGACCTGACCGCCACGCTGTCGGGCCCCGGTCCCTTCACCGTCTTCGCGCCGACGGATGAAGCGTTCGGCCGCCTCGCCCCCGGCACGCTCGACCAGCTGATGAAGCCCGAGCAGAAGGCCTCGCTCGCCAAGCTGCTGAAGTATCACGTCGTCGCGGGCAAGCTCGACGCCGCGGCGCTCAAGCAGCAGATCCAGGCCGGCGGCGGCACCGCCACGCTGACCACCGTCGAGGGCCAGCCGCTCAAGGCGACGCTGGAAAACGACGCACTGGTGCTGACCGATGTCGGCGGCGGCAAGAGCTATGTCACGCAGTATGACGTCGAACAGTCGAACGGCATCGTTCACGTGGTGAACGGCGTGCTGGCACCGAAGCTCGGCTGA
- a CDS encoding molybdenum cofactor biosynthesis protein MoaE, whose product MIRVVVQAAPIDLAAEFAAAEGADAGAVATFTGLVRGDDGVTELALEHYPGATERALEALCEQAVARWSLVKATVVHRVGPMVPGDRVVFVATTARHRGAALEACAFLIDRLKTGAPFWKRERRGAETRWVEARESDDAAAARWGDLG is encoded by the coding sequence ATGATCCGCGTGGTCGTGCAGGCGGCACCGATCGACCTCGCCGCCGAATTTGCGGCGGCCGAGGGGGCGGATGCGGGGGCGGTGGCGACCTTTACCGGGCTGGTGCGTGGTGACGATGGCGTCACCGAACTGGCGCTCGAACATTATCCGGGAGCGACCGAGCGCGCGCTGGAGGCTTTGTGCGAGCAGGCGGTGGCGCGCTGGTCGCTGGTGAAGGCGACGGTCGTGCACCGCGTCGGGCCGATGGTGCCCGGCGACCGGGTGGTGTTCGTCGCGACGACCGCACGGCATCGCGGCGCGGCGCTGGAAGCCTGTGCGTTCCTGATCGACCGGTTGAAGACCGGGGCGCCGTTTTGGAAGCGCGAGCGGCGGGGGGCAGAGACGCGCTGGGTCGAGGCGCGGGAGAGTGACGACGCGGCCGCCGCGCGGTGGGGGGATCTGGGCTGA
- the moaD gene encoding molybdopterin converting factor subunit 1, with protein sequence MAIELLYFAWVREAIGVAGERVDPPAEVATVADLVDWLAARGGGYATAFADGQRLRAAVDQAFVALDTPIAGAREVAIFPPVTGG encoded by the coding sequence ATGGCGATCGAGCTGCTGTATTTCGCTTGGGTGCGCGAGGCGATCGGCGTGGCGGGCGAGCGGGTCGACCCGCCGGCCGAGGTGGCGACCGTCGCCGATCTGGTCGACTGGCTGGCGGCAAGGGGCGGGGGCTATGCGACGGCCTTTGCCGATGGGCAAAGGCTGCGCGCGGCGGTCGACCAGGCGTTCGTGGCGCTCGATACGCCGATCGCCGGCGCGCGCGAGGTCGCGATCTTTCCCCCGGTGACCGGCGGATGA
- the pgsA gene encoding CDP-diacylglycerol--glycerol-3-phosphate 3-phosphatidyltransferase — protein sequence MLTLPNILTLSRILAVPLLVAFLWWPMWEAGYAIAFALYCLMGITDYFDGYLARAQGTVSKLGVFLDPIADKIMVAAVILMLVGTRHDVAIITGIHLIAALIILLREIAVSGLREFLAGIQVSLPVSQLAKWKTTLQLVAFGALILAGAVPAYSFVHVTGLVCLWGAAVLTAITGWDYLRLGLRHMDT from the coding sequence GTGCTGACGCTTCCCAACATATTGACGTTGTCGCGTATCCTGGCGGTGCCGCTGCTGGTCGCGTTCCTGTGGTGGCCGATGTGGGAGGCGGGCTATGCCATTGCCTTCGCACTCTATTGCCTGATGGGGATCACCGACTATTTCGACGGCTATCTGGCGCGCGCGCAGGGCACGGTGTCGAAGCTGGGCGTGTTCCTCGACCCGATCGCCGACAAGATCATGGTCGCCGCCGTCATCCTGATGCTGGTCGGCACGCGGCATGACGTGGCGATCATCACCGGCATCCACCTGATCGCCGCGCTCATCATCCTGCTGCGCGAGATCGCGGTGTCGGGGCTGCGCGAGTTCCTCGCCGGCATTCAGGTATCTCTGCCGGTGTCGCAGCTGGCCAAGTGGAAGACGACACTGCAGCTGGTCGCGTTCGGGGCGCTGATCCTCGCCGGGGCGGTGCCGGCCTATAGCTTCGTGCATGTGACCGGGCTCGTCTGCCTGTGGGGCGCGGCGGTGCTGACCGCGATCACCGGCTGGGATTATCTGCGGCTCGGTCTCCGGCACATGGACACATAA
- a CDS encoding MFS transporter → MNNALGLLKQRRFLPLFVTQFLGAFNDNLFKHAMVLFATYQLFKDPASEQNFNALATGLAILPFVLLSALSGQLADTHDKARIIRIVKTAEIGIMLYGAAGMLIARTGYVTTGVVMMLSAVVMLGVHSTFFGPIKYAILPQHLEDHQVLGGTGLIEAATYLSVLTGTIVAGWISVEWAAGLVVVVAIIGWFTGRLVPPAPRSGPELVINFNPFTSSWHLIAATMHIRRLFLAIVAISFFWTIGSVLIVIFPVLVKNVLTADQQVASLTIAIFSIGVAIGSVIINALLKGQISARYSPASVIAMALCVLAFAFEAKAWVPAPDGTLYGVIDFATHPQSLLLLATLALIAIFGGMFVVPLYAFLTTTVTKDQTARTVAANNVVNCASMTIGAVSVILLTKAGLGPTDMLLIVAAMCLGSAWLAWRLHKACDDGCPA, encoded by the coding sequence ATGAATAATGCGCTGGGGTTGCTCAAGCAGCGCCGTTTCCTGCCGCTGTTCGTCACCCAGTTTCTGGGCGCGTTCAACGACAACCTCTTCAAGCATGCGATGGTGCTGTTCGCGACATACCAGTTGTTCAAGGACCCGGCGAGCGAACAGAATTTCAACGCACTGGCCACCGGTCTGGCCATCCTGCCGTTCGTTTTGCTGTCCGCTCTGTCGGGACAGCTGGCCGACACGCATGACAAGGCGCGGATCATCCGCATCGTGAAGACGGCGGAAATCGGCATCATGCTCTATGGCGCGGCCGGCATGCTGATCGCGCGCACCGGCTATGTCACCACCGGCGTGGTGATGATGCTGAGCGCGGTCGTGATGCTCGGCGTCCATTCGACCTTTTTCGGGCCGATCAAATACGCGATCCTGCCCCAGCATCTGGAGGATCATCAGGTGCTGGGCGGCACCGGGCTGATCGAGGCGGCAACCTATCTGTCGGTGCTGACCGGCACGATCGTCGCCGGCTGGATCAGCGTCGAATGGGCGGCCGGGCTGGTGGTCGTCGTGGCGATCATCGGCTGGTTTACCGGGCGGCTCGTGCCCCCGGCGCCGCGCAGCGGGCCGGAACTGGTCATCAACTTCAATCCCTTCACCTCGTCCTGGCACCTGATCGCGGCGACGATGCATATCCGCCGGCTGTTCCTCGCCATCGTCGCGATCAGCTTCTTCTGGACGATCGGGTCGGTGCTGATCGTGATCTTCCCGGTGCTGGTGAAGAATGTGCTGACCGCCGACCAGCAGGTCGCCTCGCTCACCATCGCGATCTTCTCGATCGGGGTCGCGATCGGGTCGGTCATCATCAATGCGTTGCTGAAAGGACAGATTTCGGCGCGCTATTCGCCCGCATCGGTCATCGCGATGGCGCTGTGCGTACTGGCCTTCGCGTTCGAGGCGAAGGCCTGGGTCCCGGCGCCCGACGGCACGCTTTATGGCGTGATCGACTTCGCCACCCATCCGCAATCGCTGCTGCTGCTCGCCACGCTGGCGCTGATCGCGATCTTCGGCGGCATGTTCGTGGTCCCGCTCTACGCGTTCCTGACGACGACGGTGACCAAGGACCAGACCGCGCGGACGGTGGCGGCGAACAACGTCGTCAACTGCGCCTCGATGACGATCGGCGCGGTCAGCGTGATCCTGCTGACCAAGGCCGGCCTCGGCCCGACCGACATGCTGCTGATCGTCGCCGCCATGTGCCTCGGCTCGGCATGGCTCGCATGGCGGCTGCACAAGGCGTGCGACGACGGCTGCCCGGCCTGA
- a CDS encoding Crp/Fnr family transcriptional regulator has translation MTGGHDLRYRSRLHAFSELTDADRTAIDALLDQRQRVIAPRRDVVAEGEVPRFVHVVLDGWACRYRQLSDGRRQLLSLLLPGDLIDPYPQAVARSDHAVGTITTMTVAEVAPDALAALGRESATIARALWWNNHVAMGTQREWIASLGLRSARERIALLFCEVYFRLRTSGRCMGRACEFPLTQADLAEATGLTPVHVNRMVQELRRDGLIAWGGRTLTILDLDALCGVASFTPAYLHLDRAVSAG, from the coding sequence ATGACTGGGGGCCATGATCTGCGGTACCGATCGCGACTGCACGCATTTTCCGAACTGACCGATGCCGACCGGACGGCGATCGATGCCCTGCTCGACCAGCGGCAGCGGGTCATCGCCCCGCGTCGCGACGTGGTGGCGGAAGGGGAAGTGCCGCGATTCGTGCATGTCGTGCTCGACGGCTGGGCGTGCCGCTATCGCCAGCTGTCCGACGGGCGGCGCCAGCTGCTGTCGCTGCTGCTGCCGGGCGACCTGATCGATCCCTATCCGCAGGCGGTGGCGCGGTCCGATCATGCGGTCGGCACGATCACGACGATGACCGTGGCGGAGGTCGCGCCCGATGCGCTCGCCGCGCTAGGGCGGGAAAGCGCCACGATCGCCCGCGCGCTGTGGTGGAACAACCATGTGGCGATGGGCACGCAGCGCGAATGGATCGCCAGCCTCGGCCTGCGCAGCGCGCGCGAACGCATCGCGCTGCTGTTCTGCGAAGTCTATTTCCGGTTGCGGACGAGCGGGCGGTGCATGGGCCGCGCCTGCGAATTTCCGCTGACCCAGGCCGATCTGGCGGAGGCGACGGGCCTGACCCCGGTGCACGTCAATCGCATGGTGCAGGAATTGCGCCGCGACGGGTTGATCGCCTGGGGCGGGCGGACGCTGACGATCCTCGACCTCGACGCACTATGCGGGGTCGCGTCCTTCACCCCGGCCTATCTGCACCTCGACCGCGCGGTATCGGCGGGTTGA
- a CDS encoding TIGR02300 family protein: protein MVKPEWGTKRTCPKCATRFYDLGNDDPVTCINCGVHWTPEPILKSKQPLPFEQVKVGGDKDGEKDTDLDADLDIEGDDEPSADDDVDLGGDDDLGVDTSDEDNDAER from the coding sequence ATGGTGAAGCCGGAATGGGGTACGAAGCGTACCTGTCCGAAATGCGCGACGCGCTTCTACGACCTGGGCAATGACGATCCCGTCACCTGCATCAATTGCGGCGTGCACTGGACGCCCGAACCGATCCTGAAGTCGAAGCAGCCGCTGCCGTTCGAGCAGGTCAAGGTCGGCGGCGACAAGGATGGCGAGAAGGATACGGATCTGGACGCCGATCTGGACATCGAGGGCGACGACGAGCCGTCGGCGGACGACGATGTCGATCTGGGCGGCGACGACGACCTGGGCGTCGACACGTCCGACGAGGACAACGACGCCGAGCGTTGA
- the aroA gene encoding 3-phosphoshikimate 1-carboxyvinyltransferase: protein MHDATPTPLSVAASGPLTGTAPVPGDKSISHRSLMLSALAVGTSRVTGLLEGEDVLATAAAMRAMGAVIERGDDGVWTIDGVGVGGLLQPATALEMGNSGTSTRLLMGLVSSHAITATFTGDASLSKRPMSRVIEPLSQMGAEFTASPGGRLPLMLRGIVPAVPIDYTLPVASAQVKSAILLAGLNTPGITRVVEPVPTRDHSERMLTGFGAKLTVEETPAGRVMELHGEAELQPQTITVPGDPSSAAFPVVAALLVPGSHVTITNVGLNPTRAALFDVLRAMGGDITFENRREVGGEPVADLVVRASTLTGIDVDPAVAPAMIDEFPVLFVAAALAKGRTVTRGLEELRVKESDRITTMAEGLRAIGARVEETEDGLIIDGTGGDLLPGGGTVEAKLDHRIAMSFVVAGLVSRAPVTIDDMAPVATSFPTFTTLLRGLGASL from the coding sequence ATGCACGACGCCACCCCCACCCCGCTTTCCGTCGCCGCCAGCGGCCCGCTGACCGGCACCGCCCCCGTTCCCGGCGACAAGTCGATCAGCCACCGGTCGCTGATGCTTTCCGCGCTCGCCGTCGGCACCAGCCGCGTGACCGGTTTGCTGGAGGGCGAGGACGTGCTCGCCACCGCCGCCGCGATGCGCGCGATGGGTGCCGTGATCGAACGCGGCGACGACGGGGTGTGGACCATCGATGGCGTCGGCGTCGGCGGGCTGCTGCAACCCGCGACCGCCTTGGAAATGGGCAATTCGGGCACCTCGACCCGGCTGCTGATGGGTCTGGTATCGAGCCACGCCATCACCGCGACCTTCACCGGCGACGCCTCGCTCAGCAAGCGCCCGATGAGCCGCGTGATCGAACCACTCAGCCAGATGGGCGCCGAGTTCACCGCCAGCCCCGGGGGCCGCCTGCCGCTGATGCTGCGCGGGATCGTGCCCGCCGTGCCGATCGACTATACGCTGCCGGTCGCCTCGGCGCAGGTGAAGTCGGCGATCCTGCTCGCCGGCCTCAACACGCCGGGCATCACCCGCGTCGTCGAACCGGTCCCGACCCGCGACCATAGCGAGCGGATGCTGACCGGCTTCGGCGCGAAGCTGACCGTCGAGGAAACCCCCGCAGGCCGCGTCATGGAACTGCACGGCGAAGCGGAATTGCAGCCGCAGACGATCACCGTCCCTGGCGACCCGTCCTCCGCCGCCTTCCCGGTCGTCGCCGCGCTGCTGGTGCCGGGCAGCCATGTCACGATCACCAATGTCGGCCTGAACCCGACCCGCGCCGCGCTGTTCGACGTGCTGCGCGCGATGGGCGGCGACATCACCTTCGAGAATCGCCGCGAGGTCGGTGGCGAGCCGGTCGCCGACCTGGTCGTCCGCGCCTCGACGCTGACCGGCATCGATGTCGACCCGGCGGTCGCCCCGGCGATGATCGACGAATTCCCGGTCCTGTTCGTCGCCGCCGCGCTCGCCAAGGGACGCACCGTCACGCGTGGCCTCGAAGAGCTGCGCGTCAAGGAAAGCGACCGCATCACGACCATGGCCGAAGGACTGCGCGCGATCGGCGCGCGGGTCGAGGAGACCGAGGACGGCCTGATCATCGACGGCACCGGCGGCGACCTGTTGCCCGGCGGCGGAACGGTCGAGGCAAAGCTCGACCACCGCATCGCGATGAGCTTCGTCGTCGCCGGCCTCGTCTCGCGCGCGCCGGTCACCATCGACGACATGGCACCCGTGGCGACCAGCTTCCCGACCTTCACCACGCTGCTGCGTGGCCTCGGCGCATCGCTGTGA
- the cmk gene encoding (d)CMP kinase encodes MIIAVDGPAASGKGTIARALARHYGLPHLDTGLLYRAVATRVLRDGMDPTREADCVAACDFSDTLLDDPWLRTDEAGQTASIVSAHPLVRSALLRRQRKFAQQPGGAVLDGRDIGTVIAPDADAKLFVKATPAIRARRRHTELAKAGSSVTYDRVLADIRARDERDSSRSTAPLVMAADAAPLDTSTLSIEVAVERAIALVEAQRGK; translated from the coding sequence GTGATCATCGCGGTCGATGGCCCGGCGGCATCGGGCAAGGGCACCATCGCGCGGGCGCTGGCACGGCATTACGGCCTGCCGCATCTCGACACCGGCCTGCTCTATCGCGCAGTCGCGACCCGCGTGCTGCGCGACGGCATGGACCCGACGCGTGAGGCGGATTGCGTCGCCGCCTGCGACTTTTCCGACACGCTGCTCGACGACCCGTGGCTGCGCACCGACGAGGCCGGACAGACCGCCTCGATCGTGTCCGCCCATCCGCTGGTGCGCTCGGCGCTGCTGCGCCGCCAGCGCAAGTTCGCGCAGCAACCGGGCGGCGCGGTGCTCGACGGACGCGACATCGGCACGGTCATCGCCCCCGACGCCGATGCGAAGCTGTTCGTAAAGGCGACCCCGGCGATCCGCGCCCGCCGCCGCCACACCGAACTGGCGAAGGCGGGGTCGAGCGTCACCTACGACCGCGTCCTCGCCGACATCCGCGCCCGCGACGAACGCGATTCGAGCCGATCGACCGCGCCGCTGGTCATGGCCGCCGACGCCGCGCCGCTCGACACCAGCACCCTGTCGATCGAAGTCGCGGTCGAACGCGCCATCGCGCTCGTCGAGGCACAGCGGGGCAAGTAA
- the nadC gene encoding carboxylating nicotinate-nucleotide diphosphorylase, with the protein MIPGFDLPAFVAATLAEDMGEAGDITAAAVIPADAVFTGVMDSRDAITVAGLDIAAAFFRHLDPGATIEPLVADGDAVPAGTALMRLRGNARALLTAERSALNTVQHLSGIATLTATYVAAIAGTGVTLLDTRKTIPGLRSLEKYATRMGGATNHRMGLWDAAMIKDNHVAVAGSVGEATARAKAAGIDRIIVEVDSISQIEPALAAGATHLLLDNMAPPILRTAVALIAGRVPAEASGGVRLDTIRAIAKTGVTYISVGRLTQSAPAADIGLDFTLDAA; encoded by the coding sequence ATGATCCCCGGTTTCGACCTCCCCGCCTTCGTCGCCGCGACCCTTGCCGAGGATATGGGCGAGGCGGGCGACATCACCGCCGCCGCGGTCATCCCGGCGGATGCCGTGTTCACCGGCGTCATGGACAGCCGCGACGCGATCACCGTCGCGGGGCTGGACATCGCCGCCGCCTTCTTCCGCCATCTCGATCCCGGCGCGACCATCGAACCGCTGGTCGCCGATGGCGATGCCGTGCCGGCCGGGACCGCGCTGATGCGGCTGCGCGGCAATGCGCGGGCGCTGCTGACCGCCGAACGCTCGGCGCTCAACACCGTCCAGCATCTCTCGGGCATCGCCACGCTGACCGCGACCTATGTCGCCGCGATCGCCGGCACCGGCGTGACCCTGCTCGACACGCGCAAGACCATTCCCGGCCTGCGCAGTCTCGAGAAATATGCGACCCGCATGGGCGGCGCGACCAACCACCGCATGGGGCTATGGGATGCGGCGATGATCAAGGACAATCACGTCGCGGTCGCCGGGTCCGTCGGCGAAGCGACCGCCCGTGCCAAGGCGGCCGGCATCGACCGGATCATCGTCGAGGTCGATTCGATCAGCCAGATCGAACCCGCCCTTGCGGCAGGCGCGACGCATCTGCTGCTCGACAACATGGCCCCGCCGATCCTGCGCACCGCCGTCGCGCTGATCGCCGGGCGCGTGCCCGCGGAGGCATCGGGCGGCGTCCGGCTCGACACCATCCGCGCCATCGCCAAAACCGGCGTCACCTACATCAGCGTCGGCCGCCTGACCCAGTCGGCCCCGGCGGCCGATATCGGGCTGGATTTCACCCTCGACGCCGCATAA